The DNA sequence AGCTAAATCCATCATACCAATGATCATTACGCGGATTGCCCTTGCTATGATAGCTGTGTATTTTGCATACTATACTTTTTCCCGCAAAAAAGTTTTAGCATAGAATATCGATAAAAAAGGAAATGGAAGAGGTCAATACTTAAAATTATTCAATTTTTAAAGTACAATTAATCATATTTAAAAATGAATTTTTAAAGCCAATTCTATTGAACACGTGATTAATTTTTGCTATTTTTTGATCTTCATCATTAGTTTTGGGGATTTTTATCTGATAAAGTGAATAGAATTTTTCAGGTATTAGCAATAAAAAACCCAGCCGAAGCTGGGTAAAAACTAATAACCATGAAAACTCAAATTAAACATGAGAATCGGAATAGAATAAACAATTACTGTGCCAAAGATTAATCTTGCATTTCTTAATAAAAGTTATTTTTATGTTAAAAAAAAATTAAAATACAAGTAAGAATATTTTTTTGTAATTTTGCGGCATTAAAAAAAATATACGTTTATGTCTAACATTACATTCACTATGATTAAGCCTGATGCGGTAGCAGACGGACATATCGGTGCTATATTAGGTAAAATTGCAGAAGGGGGTTTTAAGATCAAAGCTTTAAAGCTAACTCAACTTACTGTTGCTGATGCTAAAAAATTCTATGAAGTACATGCTGAAAGACCATTCTATGGAGAATTAGTAGAATTCATGAGCTCAGGACCAATCGTTGCAGCGGTTTTAGAAAAAGACAATGCTGTTGAAGATTTCAGAACTCTTATTGGTGCTACTAATCCTGCAGAAGCAGCAGAAGGTACTATTAGAAAAATGTTTGCAAGAAGCATAGGAGAGAATGCTGTTCACGGTTCAGATTCTAACGAAAATGCTCTTATTGAGGCTCAATTCCATTTTTCTGGAAGAGAGATTTTCTAAGATAAAATTTTTTCAAAATATAAATCCGGAGATGATTCTCCGGATTTTTTGTTTTATAACCACTTTGGTAGCTGAGGCTCTCGAAGCTACCAAAGTGATTATAAATTACTTTCAATGGCTCCTACTTTTTCTCGATATAGCTCTAGTGGCTTGTCAAGTAATACAGCAATAACCGTTATGTTTTTATCCAATCTTTCTTTTGGAATATCTATATAAATAATTCCGGGTCTGTCATTCCAGTATAATTTATTATAGATATGATGACTGATTATCGAACCTTCACCTACAATACGGATTCTTGAGATATTATTTTTAATGCCTTTTAAAGCAATAGGTCCTGTAGGTATTCCTTCTACAAAAAGATAAAGCGTTTGTTTATCTTTCGAAAGACTGCTCATTCCAGGATAATGTCCACCAGATAGCCCTTTCCCGGTTTCAAAGAGGGATTCGGCATGCTTGCTTATCCAGGATAAGGTTTGTGTATTTATTTTTGATGTTTTAGAGATGGTCATATCCATGCCATCCTGAGTAAGGCCCGATTGATCAAAAATATTGTTTCCTGCATGAACCTGTTCGGCAATTTCATAAATAGCTGATGATGTATCAGGATTTTCTATAAGTTTTCCTAAGGTAGAAATTTCTTTTCCTGTAGCCGTAATTGGTCTTATTTCTTTATCAAAATCCAATTCAACGACAGTAACATCCTGATCAAAATTAAGATTTGAAAAACGCAAAGTGAGATTTCCTTTAGGTTCCGGTATCATATTTACTTTTCCCTGAGGATCTCCAAGAACTTTTGCCGAAGTTGGTATGGAATTAAGTCCGTAAATTTTTGTGAGGTTTTTGGCTTCTTCCAGATAAATGAATAATTTTTTTTGATCCTTAGATAATGCAGATTTTCCCTTATAATTTTCGAAAGGAAGGCCCCGGCGGGTTCCATAAACGGCTTGTGGATATTTTGAAGTCCAACGTCCGATATTCTGTAATATTTCTATCTGTTCTTTAGGAAGGGTTCCGTCTTCTTTTGGCCCTATATCAAGCAGAAGATTTCCGCCCATACTGATTACATCAGCCAAGGTGCGGACCAGCATATTCGGGGTTTTGTAATTGTGATCAAAAGGCTGGTAGCCCCACGAATCATTCATTGTGTAGCATAACTCCCAATATGGATTTTGAGGTGTAATTACCGGAATGCCTTGTTCAGGGGTTTCATAATCTCCATGATCGTTTAATCTGGAATTAATAATGATCTCCGGATTGTACTTTTTTAGAGTTTCTAAGGCTTTTGAAGCTTGCCATTCTTCTGAAGTATGTTCCCAATTTCCGTCGAACCATAATAAATCCGGACGGTATTGATGGGAGAGATCTTCTAGCTGACTTTGATAATAATGAACGAAACTTTGCCATCGCTGGGGATCATTCTTGATGTCATACCTCTTTTTTGTTCTGGTATTCGTATCATAATAAGGATGGCTCCAATCCGGAAGAGAGTAGTAGAGACCCGTTTTTAAACCTGATTTTTTTAATTCTTCGACAAATGGTGTCAAAACATCTTTTTGGGCTAAAGAATTTTTGGGGATGGTAATAGCTTTTTCCGCTTTAGAGTCCCAAAGTGAAACACCATCATGATGTTTTGTTGTGATCACAGAATATTTAGCTCCCGAAGCTTTAATTAATTTCATCCAATATTGAGGATCAAATTTAGAAGCAGAGAATCCCTTCAGCTGCTTCATATAATTTTCATGATTAATGTAATTATTAAAAAAAGACCATGATTCTGAAATCCCATCAACAGAGTATATTCCCCAATGAATAAATATTCCGAGCTTAGCATCCTGAAACCATTCCATTTTTTTTAAATTAGTTTTATCCTGGGCATTGACATTGCCTGATGCCAGAACTCCTAATAAAAAAACGAAGATCCATTTGTTTTTCATCGTAATAATTTTCTACTAAAATAAGGAAAGTCTCCAGCAATTCACTGTTTGAAGGCTAAATTCATTTTATGTTAAATTATATTCAGAATAAAGTTATTTTTATAAAGTAAATAGTGAATGTAATCACCAAAACAAAATATATGAAAATGACAACAATTATTTTGATTATCACAGGAACATTAACCGCTCTTATCGGAGGTTTGTTTTATGCCTATTCCTGTTCAGTTATTTTAGGACTGGGAAAATTATCGGATGTCGAATATCTTAAAGCGATGCAATCCATCAACAGAGAAATTCTTAATCCTGTATTCTTCCTGAGTTTTATGGGGACTGCAGCAATGCTTCCTATTGCTACTTTCGTATTTCGGGCACATCATCCTGTTTTTATTTTGCTTTTATTGGCTTCGATTGTTTATCTG is a window from the Chryseobacterium sp. T16E-39 genome containing:
- a CDS encoding nucleoside-diphosphate kinase, encoding MSNITFTMIKPDAVADGHIGAILGKIAEGGFKIKALKLTQLTVADAKKFYEVHAERPFYGELVEFMSSGPIVAAVLEKDNAVEDFRTLIGATNPAEAAEGTIRKMFARSIGENAVHGSDSNENALIEAQFHFSGREIF
- a CDS encoding alpha-L-fucosidase codes for the protein MKNKWIFVFLLGVLASGNVNAQDKTNLKKMEWFQDAKLGIFIHWGIYSVDGISESWSFFNNYINHENYMKQLKGFSASKFDPQYWMKLIKASGAKYSVITTKHHDGVSLWDSKAEKAITIPKNSLAQKDVLTPFVEELKKSGLKTGLYYSLPDWSHPYYDTNTRTKKRYDIKNDPQRWQSFVHYYQSQLEDLSHQYRPDLLWFDGNWEHTSEEWQASKALETLKKYNPEIIINSRLNDHGDYETPEQGIPVITPQNPYWELCYTMNDSWGYQPFDHNYKTPNMLVRTLADVISMGGNLLLDIGPKEDGTLPKEQIEILQNIGRWTSKYPQAVYGTRRGLPFENYKGKSALSKDQKKLFIYLEEAKNLTKIYGLNSIPTSAKVLGDPQGKVNMIPEPKGNLTLRFSNLNFDQDVTVVELDFDKEIRPITATGKEISTLGKLIENPDTSSAIYEIAEQVHAGNNIFDQSGLTQDGMDMTISKTSKINTQTLSWISKHAESLFETGKGLSGGHYPGMSSLSKDKQTLYLFVEGIPTGPIALKGIKNNISRIRIVGEGSIISHHIYNKLYWNDRPGIIYIDIPKERLDKNITVIAVLLDKPLELYREKVGAIESNL
- a CDS encoding DUF1772 domain-containing protein; the protein is MTTIILIITGTLTALIGGLFYAYSCSVILGLGKLSDVEYLKAMQSINREILNPVFFLSFMGTAAMLPIATFVFRAHHPVFILLLLASIVYLIGVFGVTIVGNVPLNDQLDQFDIGNATVEAIRKMRDVFENRWNFLNHIRAVCSTMSIILVICACIWSKVE